The Candidatus Binatia bacterium nucleotide sequence GATCCTCGCGAGCGGTAGCCAGGGTGAAGCCCTCTCCGCCCTCGCACGGATCGCCATGGACGACCACCGACTCGTCAAGATGCTCCCGGGGGACGCCGTCGTCCTTTCCGCCCGCGTCATCCCGGGAAACGAGCGGCTCGTCGCCAACATGGTGAACCACATGTGTCGCCGGGGCGCGACGATCCACACCGAGCGGACGGCGCCGGTGCACGTCTCGGGACACGCGAGCCAGGAAGAGCTCAAGACGATGATCCGACTCCTCCGGCCGAAATACTTCGTGCCGCTCCACGGCGAATACCGCCATCTCGTCCGGCACGGAGCGCTCGCGCGCGAAATGGGTCTGCCGCCGGAAAACACGTTCGTGATCGAGAACGGGCAGGTGCTCGAGATCCGGGCGGACGGGGCCGAGCTGCGCGATCCCGTTCCCGCCGGACGGGTTTTCGTCGACGGGAAGGGCATCGGGGACGTGGGCGACATCGTGCTCCGCGACCGCCGTCACCTCTCGCGAGACGGCATCGTGCTCGCCGTGCTCGCGATCGACCAGCACACCGGAGAGATTCTCTCGGGGCCGGAACTGGTCACCCGGGGATTCGTCGCCGAGGAGAACCAGGGGGTGCTCGAGGAGGCCAAGGCGCTTCTGCTCGAGCACCTCCGGAACTCCGGCGCGGAGACCCGCACGGATTCTTTCGAGATGTCCGAGGAGGTCCGCAAGCTCCTGCGGCGCCATTTCGCGAAGACCCTCGACCGCCGGCCCGTGATCCTGCCCCTCATCCTGGAGATGTGAAGTGGCGCGGAAGCGAGCCAAAAAAGAGCCCGAGCGCGAGATCCGCCCGTCGGGGGGCGAAGGCTGGCTCGTCCTCGAGGAAGTGGGGGCCGTCCTCTCGACCGCGCTCGCCCTTTTTCTCTTCGCGAGCTTCCTTTCCTACCGACGCGGCAGCGTCGGCGAGAACCTGGGGGGACTTTTCGGGTACAAGCTCGCGGACGTGGCCATCCAGGCTTTCGGGCTCGCGGCTTACCTGCTCGGACCTTTCCTTCTCCTCCTGGGCTGGACTCTCATCCGGCACGGCGCGCGAGAGCTGTCCCCGGGCAGGGTGCTCGGTTGCGGGTGGTTTCTTCTCACCCTCGCCGTGGCCCTCGGTCTTGCGCTTCCGGACGCCGAGCTTCCGCACGCAGGAGGGTTCGTCGGTGGATTCCTCGCCCACCTGCTCGCTTCGAGCCTCGGGCGGGTGGGCAGCATGCTCGCCACGGGCTCGTGCCTGGTCCTGAGTTTCGTCGTCGCCACCGGAACTCCGCTCCGGGTGCTCGGAGCCACGGCGGCGGAACTCTCCTCCCGCGCGCTCGAAAGCGCCCGGCGAGCGCTCGCACGCCGGGGCGGCGAATCTCGGGCGCAGTCCCCCGACGCCGGGAGCCGCTCCTCGCCCGCCCGCAAAGCCGAACCCGCGCGGCGGCCGAGAAGCGAGCCGCTGATCCTCGTCGAGAAGGCGGAGACCCGCCGCCGCAAATCCGAGCCGCCTCGGCAGCAGGAGTTCCCGTTTCTCCCCGACCAAACCTACAAGCCTCCCCCCCTCGATTTTCTCGACCCGCCCCCCCTCACCGATCGCAAGGTCGACGAAGAGGCGCTCCGGCGCAGCTCCGAGATCCTCGAGGCGAAGCTCGCGGACTTCGGCATCGAGGGGCGGGTCGTGGCGGTGCGTCCCGGTCCCGTGATCACGACGTACGAGATCGAGCCGGCGCCCGGGGTCAAGGTGAGCCGAATCGTCACGCTCTCGGACGATCTCGCGATGGCACTGCGCGCCCCCGGCATCCGCGTGCTGGCACCCGTGCCCGGCAAGGCCGTGGTGGGCATCGAGGTCGCCAACGTCCGCCGGGAACACGTCGCCCTCAGGGAACTGCTCGACAGCGAAGCTTTCCAGCGCAGCGAATCCTTGCTTTCCGTGGCGCTCGGGAAGGACGCCACGGGAAACCCGGTCATCGCCGACCTCGCCCGCATGCCGCACCTCCTGGTCGCGGGTGCCACCGGGACCGGAAAGTCGGTCTCGCTCAACGCCATGATCGTGAGCATCCTCTACAAGGCGTCGCCCCGGGACGTCCGCTTCGTCCTGATCGATCTCAAGATGCTCGAGCTTTCCGTCTTCGAGGAAATCCCGCACCTGCTGGTCCCGGTCGTGACCGACCCGAAGAAGGCCGTCGTCGTGCTGAAAAACCTCGCCGAACAAATGGACGAGCGCTACCGGAGGATGAAAGAGAAGGGGGTCCGCAACATCGACAGCTACAACCGGGCCCTCGAACGGGAGAAGGCGGATCGAGAGGGCGGCGTCGTGGAGCTCACCGAGGTCGTCGAGGAAGGAGGGGCGGAACCCGCGGAAACCGGCCCGAAGGAAACGGTCGTTCACGAGCACATGCCGAGGATCGTCGTCATCGTCGACGAGCTCGCCGACCTCATGATGACCGTCGGAAGGCAGGTGGAAGAACCGATCACGCGGCTCGCCCAGAAGGCGCGGGCGGCCGGGATCCACCTGATCCTCGCCACCCAACGGCCCTCCGTCGACGTGATCACGGGCCTCATCAAGGCCAACTTCCCGGCACGGATCTCGTTCCAGGTCACCTCGCGGGTCGACTCGCGAACGATCCTCGACTGCATCGGTGCCGAACGCCTTCTCGGGGGAGGTGACATGCTCTACCTGCCGCCGGGCTCGGCACGACCGCAGAGGCTCCACGGCGGCTACGTCTCGGAGCGGGAAATCCACAAGATCGTCGACTTCGTCAAACGGCAGGGACAACCGCAGTACGTCCTGGGTCTTCTGGAGAGTCCCGAGGAGGAAAGCGACTCGGAGCTCGCCGAAGAGGAGTACGACGACGAGCTCTACGACCGCGCGGTCCGACTCGTCCTGGAAAGCCGCCAGGCGTCCATTTCGTGGGTGCAAAGAAGGCTCCGGATCGGCTACAACCGGGCGGCCCGCCTGGTCGAACGCATGGAGAAAGAAGGGATCGTGAGCTCGGCCGAAGGCGGACGGCCCCGGGAGGTTCTCGCGCGCGATCCGGACGACGAGGAGTCGTGACGCTTCTGCTCGTGCTCTTTCTGGCCGGCGCCGCGCCTCCGACCGAGACCCGCGTCTCCGACCTGGTCCGTCGCCTCCAACAGCGGTACGAGGAGACGGAAGACTTCGCGGCGGACGTCGTGCAGAAGTCCGTCTTCCGGAGTCTCGGGCGCACGCTCGAAGCGCGGGGGCGCGTCTACTTCAAGCGACCCGGACGCTTGCGCTGGGAGGTGGAGAACGCCACGCGCGAGCTCATCGTCGCGGACGGAACCTACCTCTGGATCTACCACCCCGACCGCAAACAAGCCTACAAGGCGCCTTTCGACCGCGCCTTCCGCTCTCGCACACCCGTCTCCTTCCTCCTCGGACTCGGCCGGATCTCGGAGGAATTCCACGTGACGGACGCGGGGTCGGACGGCACCGCGCTCCGCTTGCGCCTCGAGCCGCGCTCGGCTACCGAACTGGGCGTGCTCGAACTCACGGTCGACGCCGCCACCCTCGACGTGCGGAAAGCCCGGATCGAAGACCCCCTCGGGAACGTGACGGAGCTCGAGTTCCGGAACTTCCGGCGCGACCTCGCCCTCGAGGACTCGCTTTTCCTTTTCGAGCCCCCGGAAGGTACCGAGGTGCTCGTCGCGCCGGGGCTTCTCTGAGGATCGTCATGCCGTCGTTCGACGTGGTCTCCGAAGTGGACCTCCAGGAAGTGCAGAACGCGCTGCAGCAGGCACGCAAGGAGATCGAGCAGCGCTACGACTTCAAGAACACGAACACGACGCTCGAGCTCGAGGACGACACGATCACCATCACCTCCTCCGACGAATACAAGGTCCGGGCGGCTTACGACGTGCTGCAGTCCAAGCTCGTGCGGCGCAAGGTGCCGCTCCGCGCGATTCTTCCGGGAAAAGTCGAGCCCGCGGCCGGCGGCCGGACGCGGCAAAGCTTCACGATCCAACGCGGGATCGACGCGGAGAAGGCCCGCAGCGTGACGAAAGCCGTGAAGGAAACGAAGCTCAAGGTGCAGGTCCAGATCCAGGGAGACCAGCTTCGCATCTCGGGCAAAAAAAAGGACGACCTCCAGGCCGTGATCCGGCTCCTGCGGGAAAAGGACTTCGGCATCCCGCTCCAGTTCACGAACTTTCGCGACTAGGCCGGCGGTCCATGGACCGCACCGAGCGTTTCCTCGCGGACTCCGACGAATTTCCCCGCCTCGTCTTCGTGACGGGCAAGGGCGGCGTCGGAAAAACCACGCTGGCCGCCGCTCTCGCCCTCGA carries:
- a CDS encoding DNA translocase FtsK; the protein is MARKRAKKEPEREIRPSGGEGWLVLEEVGAVLSTALALFLFASFLSYRRGSVGENLGGLFGYKLADVAIQAFGLAAYLLGPFLLLLGWTLIRHGARELSPGRVLGCGWFLLTLAVALGLALPDAELPHAGGFVGGFLAHLLASSLGRVGSMLATGSCLVLSFVVATGTPLRVLGATAAELSSRALESARRALARRGGESRAQSPDAGSRSSPARKAEPARRPRSEPLILVEKAETRRRKSEPPRQQEFPFLPDQTYKPPPLDFLDPPPLTDRKVDEEALRRSSEILEAKLADFGIEGRVVAVRPGPVITTYEIEPAPGVKVSRIVTLSDDLAMALRAPGIRVLAPVPGKAVVGIEVANVRREHVALRELLDSEAFQRSESLLSVALGKDATGNPVIADLARMPHLLVAGATGTGKSVSLNAMIVSILYKASPRDVRFVLIDLKMLELSVFEEIPHLLVPVVTDPKKAVVVLKNLAEQMDERYRRMKEKGVRNIDSYNRALEREKADREGGVVELTEVVEEGGAEPAETGPKETVVHEHMPRIVVIVDELADLMMTVGRQVEEPITRLAQKARAAGIHLILATQRPSVDVITGLIKANFPARISFQVTSRVDSRTILDCIGAERLLGGGDMLYLPPGSARPQRLHGGYVSEREIHKIVDFVKRQGQPQYVLGLLESPEEESDSELAEEEYDDELYDRAVRLVLESRQASISWVQRRLRIGYNRAARLVERMEKEGIVSSAEGGRPREVLARDPDDEES
- a CDS encoding UPF0234 protein, giving the protein MPSFDVVSEVDLQEVQNALQQARKEIEQRYDFKNTNTTLELEDDTITITSSDEYKVRAAYDVLQSKLVRRKVPLRAILPGKVEPAAGGRTRQSFTIQRGIDAEKARSVTKAVKETKLKVQVQIQGDQLRISGKKKDDLQAVIRLLREKDFGIPLQFTNFRD